A window of Mangifera indica cultivar Alphonso chromosome 13, CATAS_Mindica_2.1, whole genome shotgun sequence contains these coding sequences:
- the LOC123194866 gene encoding 60S ribosomal protein L31-like, translated as MVEKVKGRKEEVVTREYTINLHKRLHGCTFKKKAPKAIKEIRKFAEKAMGTKDVRVDVKLNKHIWSRGIRSVPRRIRVRIARNRNDDEDAKEELYSLVTVAEIPGEGLKGLGTKVIEDDE; from the exons ATGGTGGAGAAGGTCAAAGGAAGAAAAGAGGAGGTGGTGACCAGAGAGTACACCATCAATCTTCACAAGCGCTTACATGGCTG CACATTTAAGAAGAAGGCGCCAAAGGCCATTAAGGAGATTAGGAAATTTGCAGAGAAAGCCATGGGGACTAAGGATGTGAGGGTTGATGTGAAGCTAAACAAGCATATTTGGAGCAGGGGTATCCGAAGTGTTCCAAGGAGGATTAGGGTTCGCATTGCCCGCAACAGGAATGATGATGAGGATGCTAAGGAAGAGCTTTACTCTCTTGTAACTGTTGCAGAAATCCCAGGAGAAGGATTGAAGGGACTTGGCACCAAGGTCATCGAAGATGATGAATGA
- the LOC123194618 gene encoding asparagine--tRNA ligase, cytoplasmic 1-like produces the protein MTTTSDNAQLASKAEKHPFSDRVLIRSIVSRPDGGAGLAGQRVRVGGWVKTGREQGKGSFAFLEVNDGSCAANLQVIVDAAVADLGQLVLTGTSVSVEGLLKNPPEGTKQKIELRVEKVIDVGTVDPAKYPIPKTKLTLEFLRDRIHFRPRTNTIAAVARIRNALAYATHTFFQKHGFLYIHTPIITTSDCEGAGEMFQVTTLISEAEKIEKELTKNPPPSEIDVEAAKVVVKEKGEAVAKLKSDKAGKEAITAFVAELTKAKENLAKLEERLKLKPGIPQKDGRIDYAQDFFARQAFLTVSGQLQVETYACAVSNVYTFGPTFRAEHSHTSRHLAEFWMVEPEIAFADIKDDMNCAEAYVKFMCDWLLDNCLDDMEFMAKNYDKSCIDRLRKVSSTPFERITYTEAVEILEEAVKEGKNFENKVEWGIDLASEHERYLTEVKFQKPVIVYNYPKGIKAFYMRVNDDLKTVAAMDVLVPKVGELIGGSQREERYDIIKSRIEEMDLPLEPYEWYLDLRRFGTVKHSGFGLGFERMILFATGIDNIRDVIPFPRYPGRADL, from the exons ATGA CGACGACTTCTGATAACGCCCAATTAGCCTCCAAGGCAGAGAAACACCCCTTTTCTGATCGAGTTTTGATTCGCTCCATCGTGAGCCGACCCGATGGAGGCGCTGGCCTAGCTGGGCAGCGAGTGCGGGTCGGTGGTTGGGTGAAAACTGGCCGGGAACAAGGCAAAGGCTCCTTCGCGTTCTTGGAGGTGAATGACGGCTCATGTGCGGCCAATTTACAAGTTATTGTGGACGCGGCTGTCGCGGATCTGGGCCAGCTGGTGCTGACTGGCACATCTGTGTCCGTTGAGGGGCTGCTTAAAAACCCGCCTGAAGGTACTAAGCAGAAGATTGAGCTTCGGGTTGAGAAAGTCATTGACGTGGGCACCGTTGATCCGGCTAAGTACCCAATTCCCAAGACTAAACTGACGCTTGAGTTTTTGAGGGATCGTATTCATTTTCGGCCTAGGACAAACACG ATTGCTGCAGTTGCGCGAATCCGAAATGCTCTTGCTTATGCTACCCACACGTTCTTTCAAAAGCATGGGTTTCTATACATACATACTCCAATTATCACCACAAGTGATTGTGAGGGTGCTGGTGAGATGTTTCAAGTTACAACTTTGATCAGTGAAGCTGAGAAAATAGAGAAGGAGCTGACAAAGAATCCTCCTCCATCAGAAATCGATGTTGAGGCTGCCAAGGTTGTTGTCAAGGAGAAAGGAGAGGCTGTTGCGAAATTAAAATCTGATAAAGCCGGGAAAGAGGCAATTACTGCATTCGTTGCTGAACTGACAAAAGCAAAGGAGAATCTTGCCAAATTGGAGGAGAGATTGAAGCTTAAGCCTGGAATTCCTCAAAAGGATGGAAGGATTGACTACGCGCAAGATTTCTTTGCCCGTCAAGCATTTTTGACTGTTTCAGGTCAACTCCAAGTTGAAACTTACGCATGTGCTGTTAGCAACGTCTATACATTTGGGCCAACTTTTCGAGCTGAACACTCCCATACCTCCAGGCATTTGGCTGAGTTCTGGATGGTGGAACCTGAGATAGCTTTTGCAGATATTAAG GATGATATGAACTGTGCGGAGGCATATGTGAAATTTATGTGTGATTGGTTACTTGACAATTGCCTTGATGATATGGaatttatggccaaaaattatgataaaagttGCATTGATCGCCTAAGAAAGGTTTCTTCAACGCCCTTTGAACGTATAACATACACAGAAGCGGTGGAAATACTAGAAGAAGCTGTGAAAGAGGGAAAGAACTTTGAGAATAAAGTGGAGTGGGGAATTGATTTAGCATCTGAGCATGAAAG ATACTTAACAGAGGTCAAGTTTCAGAAGCCTGTTATCGTGTATAACTACCCAAAAGGAATCAAGGCATTTTACATGAGAGTGAATGATGACTTAAAGACTGTGGCTGCTATGGATGTTCTTGTACCAAAG GTGGGAGAGTTAATTGGAGGAAGCCAAAGGGAAGAGCGTTATGATATTATTAAGAGCAG AATAGAGGAGATGGACCTGCCTCTTGAGCCATATGAGTGGTACCTTGACCTGCGACGCTTTGGCACTGTGAAACACAGTGGATTTGGTTTAGGCTTTGAAAGAATGATTCTCTTTGCCACGGGCATTGACAACATTAGAGATGTAATTCCCTTCCCCAGGTATCCCGGGAGAGCCGATCTCTAa
- the LOC123194864 gene encoding 60S ribosomal protein L28-2-like encodes MATVPGQLIWEIVKRNNCFLVKQFGNGTAGVRFSKEPNNLYNLNSYKHSGLANRKSVFIQPGGKDLSVVLATTKTKKQNKPARLLHKSVMRKEFPRMAKAVVNQVADNYYRPDLKKAALARLSAVNRSLKVAKSGVKKRNRQAVKITGRK; translated from the exons ATGGCGACAGTTCCAGGTCAGTTGATTTGGGAGATCGTGAAGAGGAACAACTGTTTCTTGGTTAAACAATTTGGCAATGGCACCGCAGGCGTTCGCTTTAGCAAGGAACCCAACAACCTCTACAATCTCAACTCCTACAAGCACTCAG GGTTGGCAAACCGCAAAAGCGTATTTATTCAGCCAGGTGGGAAAGACCTGTCAGTGGTGCTAGCTACCACTAAGACCAAGAAGCAGAACAAGCCTGCTCGCTTGCTTCACAAATCCGTCATGAGGAAGGAGTTCCCTAGGATGGCAAAGGCTGTTGTCAATCAG GTTGCTGATAACTACTACAGGCCTGATTTAAAGAAGGCAGCCCTTGCAAGGCTTAGTGCTGTTAACAGGAGCCTTAAGGTTGCCAAATCTGGTGTCAAAAAGAGAAACAGACAAGCAGTGAAGATCACTGGTAGGAAGTGA
- the LOC123194619 gene encoding 40S ribosomal protein S30: MGKVHGSLARAGKVRGQTPKVAKQDKKKKPRGRAYKRMQYNRRFVTAVVGFGKKRGPNSSEK, encoded by the exons ATGG GTAAGGTTCACGGTTCTCTGGCTCGTGCGGGTAAGGTGAGGGGACAAACTCCAAAAGTCGCTAAGcaagataagaagaagaagcctCGCGGCCGTGCCTACAAGCGCATGCAATACAACCGCCGTTTCGTCACCGCAG TTGTTGGTTTTGGAAAGAAGAGGGGACCCAACTCATCCGAGAAGTAA
- the LOC123194865 gene encoding uncharacterized protein LOC123194865: MLTVRKLTRNWRKSREEDDFSLPTLDDSRPMDTQEQEELVRSFERSQAQQSLVWRSVFAAFVFCFAMFFVYSIFQQTLSPWEMRYHAYFMEDIDSRMIITADWIAVLACFLAIKGLVHNSKDQRQWIWYSFFVGLVLAVFWSYYMLRLPKFRWDVIWLPFGPLSGAGICLYVDHLLNESSEEVRKLQGYMYAYKGT; the protein is encoded by the exons ATGCTGACGGTGAGGAAACTTACAAGAAACTGGCGAAAGTCTCGGGAGGAAGACGATTTTTCTCTCCCAACTCTCGACGATTCTCGTCCCATGGATACTCAAG AGCAAGAGGAGCTTGTTCGATCATTTGAAAGGAGTCAGGCTCAGCAGAGCCTGGTTTGGAGG AGTGTGTTCGCAGCATTTGTCTTTTGCTTCGCTATGTTTTTTGTTTACTCTATCTTTCAGCAGACTTTGTCTCCCTGGGAAATG CGGTATCATGCTTATTTCATGGAAGATATTGACTCACGGATGATCATAACTGCAG ATTGGATAGCTGTTTTAGCATGCTTCTTGGCCATTAAAGGGCTTGTTCATAACTCAAAGGATCAAAGACAATGGATTTggtattcattttttgttggCCTTGTACTTGCAGTTTTCTGGTCATATTACATGCTGAG GTTGCCAAAATTTAGGTGGGATGTTATCTGGCTTCCTTTTGGGCCTCTTAG TGGAGCTGGAATTTGTCTGTATGTTGACCACTTACTAAATGAGTCATCAGAAGAAGTAAGAAAACTACAAGGCTATATGTATGCTTATAAGGGAACCTAA